DNA sequence from the Pseudoduganella plicata genome:
CACTTCCGCGCCGAGACGACGCCAGACGGAACCCATCTCCAGGCCGATGACGCCGGCGCCGATGACGCCCAGCCTGGCCGGCACGCCTTCGATGGCCAGGGCGCCCGTATTCGACAGGATCAGCTTCTCGTCGAACGGTGCGCCTGGCAGCGCGCGGGCATTCGAGCCCGTCGCCACGATCACCTGCCTGGCGTTGATGGTTTCCGTGGTCGGACCGGAGATCTCGATCGGGTAGCCTTCCGCGCCGGCGGCGCCGCCAAAGGCGGCACGGCCGTGGAAGAACGTGACCTTGTTCTTCTTGAACAGGAACAGGATGCCGTCGTTGTTCTGCTTGACGACGGTGTTCTTGCGCTTGAGCATTTGCGGCAGGTTCAGCGACAGGCCGGCAACGTCGATGCCGTGCTCCTTGAACGCGTGACCGGCGTGCTCGAAATGTTCCGACGACTGCAGCAGTGCCTTCGATGGGATGCAGCCCACGTTGGTGCAGGTGCCGCCCGGTGCCGGGCCGCCCTTTTCGTTGGCCCACTCGTCGATACAGGCGACGGAGAAGCCCAGCTGCGCTGCGCGGATGGCCGCGATATAGCCGCCGGGACCGGCGCCGATCACCACTACGTCAAATTGCTTATTGCTCATATTTTTTTCCAATCAGGTCGCTCCCTGGAAGCGTTTCTTCCGGAACGAATATCCACAACAGAATGTAAATCACCAGCCCGAATCCGAACGAGACCGTAAACAGCACGAACACCAGGCGCCAGATCCACGCCTCGACACCGGACGCCACGCCGATACCGCCGCAGACACCGCCAAGCCAGCGGTCCGTACGCGAACGGCGCAGGCGGGAGAACTCGCTGGCCAGGTCGCCGTTGCCGGCGTTCGCGGCGTTGGGCGCCGCATCGAGCAGCCGCGCTTTCGCGCGGGCGAATTCCTCGTCCGTCAGCGCGCCGGCCTGGTGCAGTTCGTGCAGGCGCTTGATTTCGTCGGAGATCATTGTTGCCTCCAGAGGTCGGGGGTCTTGGGGACTGTCCCTTCCGGACTGTCCCCGACGTTTGCCGGCGTTTCGGCCGATCAGGCGGACTTCGTTCACCGTCGCGGGTGAAAACCGGTGACAGTCCCCATGCGGGGACCGTCACCAGCTCCGGTCAGCCGTCAGGCTGAACGCGGGCTGGTGCCTTCGATTACAGGTCCAGCAGCAGACGCGCAGGATCTTCCAGCGCTTCCTTCATCGCGACCAGGCCCAGCACGGCTTCGCGGCCGTCGATGATACGGTGGTCGTACGACATCGCCAGGTAGTTCATCGGGCGGATGACGATCTGGCCGTCTTCCACGACGGCACGGTCCTTGGTCGCGTGCACGCCCAGGATCGCCGACTGCGGCGGGTTGATGATCGGGGTCGACAGCATCGAGCCGAACGTGCCGCCGTTCGAGATCGAGAACGTACCGCCCGTCAGGTCTTCCAGCGTCAGCTTGCCTTCCTTGGCCTTGGCGCCGAATTCGCCGATCTTCTTCTCGATCTCGGCAATGCTCATCTGGTCGGCGTCGCGCAGGATCGGCACGACCAGGCCGCGTGGCGAGCCGACGGCGATACCGATGTCGAAGTAGCCGTGGTAGACGATGTCGTTGCCGTCGACCGAGGCGTTCAGGATCGGATACTTCTTCAGCGCGGCCACGGCGGCCTTGACGAAGAACGACATGAAGCCCAGCTTGACGCCGTGCTCTTTCTCGAACTTGTCCTTGTACTTGTTGCGCAGGTCCATCACCGGCTTCATGTTCACTTCGTTGAACGTGGTCAGGATGGCGTTGGTGGATTGCGATTCGACCAGGCGCTCGGCGATACGGGCGCGCAGGCGGCTCATCGGCACGCGCTCTTCCGGACGGTCGCCCAGCTTCGGTGCCGGTGCGGCCACTTGCTGCAGCGCCGGCTTGGCGGCTGGCGCAGGCTTGGCGGCGGCAGGTGCGGCGGCTGGCTTGGCGCCGGCGGCCAGGGCGTCGCCCTTGGTCACGCGGCCGTCCTTGCCGGAGCCGGACACGTCGGTCGCGGACAGGCCTTTTTCGGACAGGATCTTGGCGGCGGCGGGCATGGCCACGTCGCCCTTCGAGCCACCGGTGGCGGCAGCGGCGGCAGGTGCGGCAGCGGCTGGCGCCTCAGCCTGGACCGGGGCAGCGGTGACGGGCAGCGGCGAAGCCATTGCCGTGGCATCGGTGTCGATGATCGCGATCACCTGGCCGGCCACGACGGTGGCACCGTCGGCGGCGATGATCTGGGCGATCACACCGGACTCGGGAGCCGGCAGTTCCAGGACAACCTTGTCGGTTTCGATATCGATCATGTTTTCGTCGCGCGTGACGGACTCGCCCATCCGCTTGTGCCAGGACAGCAGGGTCGCTTCGGCGACGGATTCCGACAGTTGTGGAACTTTGACTTCGATTTTTGCCATTGATTACTCCGTGAATTTATGCGTGGGTAACCACGCCGCCCCGCTCTTGCGGTGGCGGCGTGGCGTGCCGGTTTTACTTGGTCAGGATGAAGCCCTTCAGCTTCGAGAATGCCGTCTCCAGCAGTTCTTTCTGCTGGGCGTAGTGCTTGTCGTAGTAACCGACAGCCGGCGACGCGGAAGCGGGACGGCCGGCATACGCCAGGCGCTGGCCCGATTCCATCGACTCGAAGATGTTGTGCTGGATCTGGAACCATGGACCCTGGTTCTGCGGCTCGTCCTGCGCCCACACCACTTCGGTGGCGGCCGGGAACTTCTTCAGTTCGGCGGCAAACGCCTTGTGCGGGAACGGATAGAGCTGCTCGACGCGGATGATGGCCGTATCAAGCTGGCCGCGCGTCTTGCGGGCGTTGGCCAGATCGAAGTAGACCTTGCCCGAGCAGGCGATCACGCGCTTGACCTTCTTGGCGTCGATTTTCTCGTCGACTTCGCCGATCACGGTCTGGAACGCGCCCTTGGCCAGTTCGGACAGCGGCGAGCCGGCATCCTTGTTACGCAGCAGCGACTTCGGCGTCATGACGACGAGCGGCTTGCGGAACTGGCGCACCATCTGGCGGCGCAGCAGGTGGAAGATCTGCGCGGCGGTCGTCGGCTGGACCACTTGCATATTGTTGTCCGCGCACAGCTGCAGGAAACGCTCGGGACGGGCGGACGAGTGTTCCGGACCCTGGCCTTCGTAACCGTGCGGCAGCAGCATGACGAGGCCGGAAGCACGGCCCCACTTCACTTCGCCGGAGCTGATGAACTGGTCGATGACGACCTGCGCACCATTGACGAAGTCGCCGAACTGGGCTTCCCAGATCGTCAGCGTGTTCGGCTCGGCGGTCGAGTAACCGTATTCGAAGCCCAGCACCGCTTCTTCCGACAGCACGGAGTCGATGACGGTGAATGGCGCCTGGCCTTCGGAAACGTTTTGCAGCGGCACATAGGTGCCGGCATCCCAACGCTCGCGGTTCTGGTCGTGCAGCACGGCGTGGCGGTGCGTGAAGGTTCCGCGGCCGGCGTCCTGGCCGGTCAGGCGCACGGCGTAGCCGGACGAGACCAGCGACGCGTAGGCCAGGTGTTCGCCCATGCCCCAGTCCAGGTTCAGCTCGCCTTTACCCATGTTGGCGCGGTCGGCCAGCACTTTTTCCACCAGCGAGTGGACCTTGAAGCCTTCCGGCACCGTGGTGATGCGGGTGGCCAGGCGCTTCAGTTCCGTCAGCGGCACGGCGGTATCGGCCGCGTCGGTCCACTTGCGGTTCAGGAACGGCAGCCAGTCGACGGCGAACTTGTTCTTGAAGTTCGAGATGACCGGATCGACGGTATGCTTGCCGGCATCCATGGCGGCGCGGTAAGCCGCGACCATCTGGTCGCCGCCGTCGGCCGGGATCACGCCCTGCGCCGCCAGCTTGTCGGCGTACAGGCGGCGGGTGCCCGGATGTTGCGCGATCTTCTTGTACATCAGCGGCTGCGTCAGCGCCGGCGTGTCCTGCTCGTTGTGGCCCAGCTTGCGGTAGCAGATGATGTCGACAACGATGTCCTTCTGGAACTGCGCGCGGTAGTCCAGCGCGATCTGCGAGGCCAGCACGCAAGCTTCAGGGTCGTCGGCATTGACGTGCAGCACCGGCGCTTCGATCATCTTGACGACGTCGGAGCAGTAGATCGTCGAGCGCGCATCGCGCGGGTCGGACGTGGTGAAACCGATCTGGTTGTTGATGACGATGTGCACCGTGCCGCCCGTGCCGTAGCCGCGGGTCTGCGCCAGGTTCAGCGTTTCCATGACGACACCCTGGCCGGCAAACGCGGCGTCGCCGTGCACCAGGATCGGCAGCACTTGCGCGCCGTGGACGTCGCCGCGGCGGTCCATGCGTGCCTTGACGGAGCCTTCGACGACCGGGTTGACGATTTCCAGGTGGGACGGGTTGAACGCCAGCGACAGGTGGACCGGGCCGCCCGCGGTGGAGATGTCGGACGAGAAGCCCTGGTGGTATTTCACGTCGCCGGCCGGCAGGTCGTCGCCGTGCTTGCCTTCGAACTCTTCGAACAGGTCTTTCGGCGCCTTGCCCAGCGTATTGACCAGCACGTTCAGACGGCCGCGGTGGGCCATGCCGATGACGATTTCCTGCACGCCTTTTTCACCGGCGCGCTGGATGATCTCGTCGATCGAGGCGATGAACGTTTCGCCGCCTTCCAGCGAGAAGCGCTTCTGGCCGACGTATTTCGTATGGAGGTAGCGTTCCAGGCCTTCGGCCGCGGTCAGGCGCTCCAGGATGTGCTTTTTCTTTTCCGGCGAGAAGTTCGGCGTGGAGCGGATCGATTCCAGGCGTTCCTGCAGCCAGCGCTTCTCGGCCGGGTCGGAGATGTACATGAATTCCGCGCCGATCGAACGGGTGTACGTGTCGCGCAGGAAGTTGGTCAGATCGCGCAGCGACGCGTTTTCAGGACCGAAATAGGTGTTGCTGATGTTGAACACGGTGTCCATGTCCGCATCGGTGAAGCCGTAGGATGCCGGATCCAGCTCGGGGATCATTGGCCGTTCCTGGCGCTGCAGCGGGTCCAGGTTGGCCCAGCGCGAACCCAAGTAGCGGTAGGCGGCGATGAGTTGCGTGGCAGCAACGCGCTTGCGGCCCATTTCCGGGTCGCCGGAAGCGACGACGGTGCGGATCGGGCCGGCCTTGGCGCGCTCGGCGAAGGACGCGATGACGGAAGCGTGGGCGACGTCGGGTTTGTTGGAGCCGTCTACCGCGGGGACGTGCTGCATGGCGTCGAAATACGCGCGCCAGTTGTCGGGGACGGAGCCTGGATTCTCCAGGTACGCCTCGTAGAGCTCTTCTACGTACGGCGCATTCCCACCGAACAGGTAGGAGTTGGACGTCAGTTGTTGCATCATTCTTGCTCACCTTTCTTCGCGCTTCGCGAGGAATTAGCGGGTTAATCTAACCTTCCGCGACACGGCCTGACCGATTAGCGGATTGCACATCAAGTTGTGGGGGAAGGGCTGTACACCTAAAACCCGAAATCGCCGGTGCCGCTGTGCAGTCTTTCTGCACGCATATGAAAGCGGCAACAACTCCTCCGAAATTTCAACAATGGTTGTTTAGCATAGCACGCTACGCTGAGGTAGAACAACATGGTACGCCAAAAAGCCTGGCGGCGCAGGCGCCACCGGCAGGTCCAGGGTTGGGAACCGTCCCCCTTGCGAGATCCAAGCGCTGCTCGACCAGGGCGCCCGTCCCGACTGATACTCCTGCCCGGCAGCGAAGCACGCGGACTGCCAAGCGCGCGGCGCACTTTTGTTTTTTCGATCACACTACGGCTGTAAACGTTGGTTGTCCGCCGGCAGCGGCCACACCCTCCCCGCCGGCAGTAGCAAGCCGCATGTGCCGAGCCTGCGTGCTCTGTTCTGCGTGATGTTTGCTTCGGTATTGCTTCGGTATCTGCTTCGGTATTTGCTCCAATAAAAAGTAACAACACAGCGACTATTGCACTTCGGGGGAAGCATGGGGGAAAGCGGGCTGCAACCAGCGGGCGACGTTGGCAACTTGCCGTTGCAGGATGTGATGGACCTGCTTGCCGGGACTTTTTATGTCCTGGACGACTCGGGCTACTTTGTCCTGTGGAACCAGCAGGTGGAGCGGGTCACCGGGCTATCGGCCGAGCGCCTGCGCGGACTGCACCTGCTCGAAGTATTCGATCCGTCCGACCGGCCCAATGTGGCGCGCGCCTTCTGCACCGTCCTGCAGCAGGATGAGCGCGTACAGCTGGAGGCGCGGGTGCGCTCCACATCGGGCGAACTGATCCCCTTTGCCTGCTGCGCCTCGCGCCTGCTGGTGGGCGAGGGCACCAGCTACGTCTGCGGCATGGGCCTGGACCTGTCGCGCGACCAGCGCCAGCGCGACAAGCTCGAACTGTTCGAGCGGGCACTCATGGCGGCCAGCAACGGCATTGTCATTACCCGGCATGATGGCGTGGACAATCCCATCGAGTACGTCAACCCGGCCTTCGAACGCATCAGCGGTTACTCGGCCGACGAGGTGACTGGCCGGGATTCGCGCTTCATGGGCGCGCCAGGCCTGGACGACGAGCCGCGCCGCAAGCTGGCGGCCGCGATCCAGGCACACGAGCCCGCGTCCATCGTGTTCCGCAACCAGCGCAAGAATGGCGAACTGTTCTGGAATCACCTGACCGTGACGCCCGTGCGCGACCACCACCACCGCGTTACGCACTTCATCGGCATCATCGAGGACATCACCGCCACCAAACAGCGCGCCGCGCAGCTGGAACACCTCGTCACGCACGACGCGCTGACGGGACTGGCAAACCGCGTGCTGCTGCGCGACCGGCTCGATCACGCGATCCACTCGGCCCAGCGCAACCACGAAATGGTGGCCGTCGTCATGATGGACCTGAACAAGTTCAAGGAAATCAACGACACGCAGGGTCACGCTGCCGGCGACCACGTGCTCAGGAACGTGGCCCAGCGGCTGCAGTCGGCACTGCGCGAATCCGACACCGTGGCACGCCTGGGCGGCGATGAGTTCGTGCTGGTGCTGGCCGAGCAGCCCAACCTGCGCTTCACGCTGCGCATGATCGACCGGGTGCGGCGCGCCATGTCGGGCGAAATGGATATCGAAGGCCGCATCCTGTCCGTCGGCGCCAGCATGGGCGTGGCCGTCTATCCGAACGACGGCCGCAACGTGCACGACCTGCTGCAGGCGGCGGACGCGGCCATGTACGAAAGCAAGCACGGCGGGCCTGACGCCATCCATTTCTACTCGCCGACAATGGCTACCACGACGGCGGCCCGCCAGCATATGGAGCATGCATTGCGCGATGCGCTCGACCGTGACGACCTGTACCTGCTGTTCCAGCCCGCCGTCTGCGTCGAAACCGGCAAGATCCTTGGCCTGGAAGCGTTGCTGCGCTGGCGCCACCCCGAGCGGGGCGAGCTGCTGCCGGCGGACTTCCTGCCGGAAGCGGAAGAAAACGGCCTGATCGTGCCGCTGGGCCGGCGCGTGCTGGAGGACGTCTGCGCCACCCTGCACTACCTGGCCGAGCTTGGCTACCCCGACCTGCCGATCTCGATCAATGCATCCAGCCGCGAGTTCACGCAGCGCGATTACCTGCTGCACCTGGGCCGACGCATTGCCCATCACGGCATCAAGCCGTCCAACCTGGCCCTGGAGCTGCACGAAGAGCAGCTGATGCACGATCCGGAGCAGGCCACGCGCCTGGCGAACGGGCTGCAGGAGCTGGGCATACGGCTGTCGGTGGACGA
Encoded proteins:
- a CDS encoding PspC domain-containing protein, with the protein product MISDEIKRLHELHQAGALTDEEFARAKARLLDAAPNAANAGNGDLASEFSRLRRSRTDRWLGGVCGGIGVASGVEAWIWRLVFVLFTVSFGFGLVIYILLWIFVPEETLPGSDLIGKKYEQ
- the odhB gene encoding 2-oxoglutarate dehydrogenase complex dihydrolipoyllysine-residue succinyltransferase; the encoded protein is MAKIEVKVPQLSESVAEATLLSWHKRMGESVTRDENMIDIETDKVVLELPAPESGVIAQIIAADGATVVAGQVIAIIDTDATAMASPLPVTAAPVQAEAPAAAAPAAAAATGGSKGDVAMPAAAKILSEKGLSATDVSGSGKDGRVTKGDALAAGAKPAAAPAAAKPAPAAKPALQQVAAPAPKLGDRPEERVPMSRLRARIAERLVESQSTNAILTTFNEVNMKPVMDLRNKYKDKFEKEHGVKLGFMSFFVKAAVAALKKYPILNASVDGNDIVYHGYFDIGIAVGSPRGLVVPILRDADQMSIAEIEKKIGEFGAKAKEGKLTLEDLTGGTFSISNGGTFGSMLSTPIINPPQSAILGVHATKDRAVVEDGQIVIRPMNYLAMSYDHRIIDGREAVLGLVAMKEALEDPARLLLDL
- a CDS encoding 2-oxoglutarate dehydrogenase E1 component — encoded protein: MMQQLTSNSYLFGGNAPYVEELYEAYLENPGSVPDNWRAYFDAMQHVPAVDGSNKPDVAHASVIASFAERAKAGPIRTVVASGDPEMGRKRVAATQLIAAYRYLGSRWANLDPLQRQERPMIPELDPASYGFTDADMDTVFNISNTYFGPENASLRDLTNFLRDTYTRSIGAEFMYISDPAEKRWLQERLESIRSTPNFSPEKKKHILERLTAAEGLERYLHTKYVGQKRFSLEGGETFIASIDEIIQRAGEKGVQEIVIGMAHRGRLNVLVNTLGKAPKDLFEEFEGKHGDDLPAGDVKYHQGFSSDISTAGGPVHLSLAFNPSHLEIVNPVVEGSVKARMDRRGDVHGAQVLPILVHGDAAFAGQGVVMETLNLAQTRGYGTGGTVHIVINNQIGFTTSDPRDARSTIYCSDVVKMIEAPVLHVNADDPEACVLASQIALDYRAQFQKDIVVDIICYRKLGHNEQDTPALTQPLMYKKIAQHPGTRRLYADKLAAQGVIPADGGDQMVAAYRAAMDAGKHTVDPVISNFKNKFAVDWLPFLNRKWTDAADTAVPLTELKRLATRITTVPEGFKVHSLVEKVLADRANMGKGELNLDWGMGEHLAYASLVSSGYAVRLTGQDAGRGTFTHRHAVLHDQNRERWDAGTYVPLQNVSEGQAPFTVIDSVLSEEAVLGFEYGYSTAEPNTLTIWEAQFGDFVNGAQVVIDQFISSGEVKWGRASGLVMLLPHGYEGQGPEHSSARPERFLQLCADNNMQVVQPTTAAQIFHLLRRQMVRQFRKPLVVMTPKSLLRNKDAGSPLSELAKGAFQTVIGEVDEKIDAKKVKRVIACSGKVYFDLANARKTRGQLDTAIIRVEQLYPFPHKAFAAELKKFPAATEVVWAQDEPQNQGPWFQIQHNIFESMESGQRLAYAGRPASASPAVGYYDKHYAQQKELLETAFSKLKGFILTK
- a CDS encoding putative bifunctional diguanylate cyclase/phosphodiesterase; its protein translation is MDLLAGTFYVLDDSGYFVLWNQQVERVTGLSAERLRGLHLLEVFDPSDRPNVARAFCTVLQQDERVQLEARVRSTSGELIPFACCASRLLVGEGTSYVCGMGLDLSRDQRQRDKLELFERALMAASNGIVITRHDGVDNPIEYVNPAFERISGYSADEVTGRDSRFMGAPGLDDEPRRKLAAAIQAHEPASIVFRNQRKNGELFWNHLTVTPVRDHHHRVTHFIGIIEDITATKQRAAQLEHLVTHDALTGLANRVLLRDRLDHAIHSAQRNHEMVAVVMMDLNKFKEINDTQGHAAGDHVLRNVAQRLQSALRESDTVARLGGDEFVLVLAEQPNLRFTLRMIDRVRRAMSGEMDIEGRILSVGASMGVAVYPNDGRNVHDLLQAADAAMYESKHGGPDAIHFYSPTMATTTAARQHMEHALRDALDRDDLYLLFQPAVCVETGKILGLEALLRWRHPERGELLPADFLPEAEENGLIVPLGRRVLEDVCATLHYLAELGYPDLPISINASSREFTQRDYLLHLGRRIAHHGIKPSNLALELHEEQLMHDPEQATRLANGLQELGIRLSVDEFGAGLNNLSCLRRLPVSQLKMTRRHVQEIGATPSDGMLTKTMLDIGHNLNIRVVATGVETRDQHDFLAAHGCSSVQGNYISEPLARPALAEWLTAH